The following coding sequences lie in one Microcoleus sp. bin38.metabat.b11b12b14.051 genomic window:
- a CDS encoding transposase produces the protein MLIFEYKAYGKSNQFIAVDEAIRTVQFIRNKAIRLWMDGQAKSCYDLNKYCAVLAREFPFANQLNSMARQAAAERAWASIQRFSDNCKGKIAGKKGFPKFQKHCRSVEYKTSGWSLSDDRKSITFTDKKGIGRLKLKGTRDLNFYQPDRIKRVRLVKRADGYYVQFCISVDRTEMLPATGDTIGLDVGPKSFYTDSNGLEVENPRFYRVGEVKMKRAQRLVSRKVKGSKNRIKSRIKLGRIHLKISRQRQDHAVKLARCVIRSNDLVAYEDLRVRNMVKNHCLAKSISDAGWYQFRVWLETFGRIFGRVTVAVNPAYTSQECSSCGTVVKKSLSTRTHICQCGCVLDRDHNAALNILTKAIGTVGHTGTSVLDTVNASGDIPSTFAGANLRGQGASLIEESSRL, from the coding sequence ATGCTCATTTTTGAGTACAAAGCTTACGGTAAATCTAACCAGTTCATCGCAGTTGATGAGGCGATTCGGACTGTCCAGTTTATCCGCAATAAAGCGATTCGCCTATGGATGGATGGACAAGCAAAGTCCTGTTACGATCTCAATAAATATTGCGCTGTATTGGCTCGTGAATTTCCATTTGCCAACCAACTCAATTCGATGGCACGTCAAGCAGCAGCCGAACGTGCTTGGGCATCAATCCAACGTTTCTCTGACAACTGTAAAGGTAAAATTGCTGGTAAAAAGGGATTTCCTAAGTTCCAGAAACACTGCCGTTCGGTTGAATATAAAACATCTGGATGGTCGCTAAGTGACGATCGTAAATCGATTACTTTCACTGACAAAAAAGGAATCGGACGACTTAAACTTAAAGGAACTAGAGATCTAAACTTCTATCAACCCGATCGAATTAAACGGGTAAGGTTGGTCAAAAGAGCGGATGGCTACTATGTTCAGTTTTGCATCTCCGTTGACCGCACAGAGATGTTACCTGCTACTGGTGACACGATTGGATTAGACGTAGGGCCCAAAAGTTTCTACACTGACTCGAATGGTTTAGAAGTTGAAAACCCTAGATTCTATCGAGTTGGTGAAGTAAAGATGAAACGAGCGCAACGCTTAGTTTCTCGCAAAGTCAAAGGCTCAAAAAATCGCATCAAATCTCGAATCAAGCTAGGAAGAATCCACCTGAAAATAAGTAGGCAACGTCAAGACCATGCTGTGAAATTAGCACGGTGCGTAATCAGATCTAACGATCTAGTAGCCTACGAAGATTTAAGAGTGAGAAACATGGTCAAAAACCATTGTTTAGCTAAATCGATTTCTGATGCTGGTTGGTATCAATTTAGAGTGTGGCTAGAGACATTCGGGCGAATATTTGGCCGGGTTACTGTTGCTGTAAATCCTGCCTATACCAGCCAAGAATGTTCTAGTTGTGGCACTGTGGTTAAGAAATCTCTATCTACTCGCACCCATATCTGTCAATGTGGTTGCGTGTTAGATCGCGACCACAACGCAGCACTCAACATATTGACCAAAGCAATAGGCACCGTGGGGCACACGGGCACCTCCGTACTCGATACGGTAAACGCTTCTGGAGACATACCCTCTACTTTCGCTGGTGCAAACCTGCGTGGGCAAGGTGCGTCATTGATAGAAGAATCCTCTCGCCTTTAG